The Arcanobacterium wilhelmae region GCGGCCGAAAATCCGCATCCTCAGCGTAGTTCACCATTATTCGGCATCATCCAGTTCGAAATCGATATCGGTTTCGGTATCGATCTTGGATTCTTCGGTTTCCTCAACCGGGCCTCCGAGGCCGAGTTTGGCTTTGACCTTATTCTCGATCTCTTCTGCGATCTCCGGGTTATCCTTGAGGAAGGCGCGAGCCTTTTCCTTGCCCTGGCCGAGCTGGTCGCCTTCATACGTGAACCAGGAACCCGACTTGCGCACGATGCCTTCATCGACCGCCATATCGATGATCGACCCCTCGCGTGAGATCCCAACGCCATAGAGAATATCGAACTCTGCTTGCTTAAACGGCGGAGCCATCTTGTTCTTCACGACCTTCACGCGAGTGCGATTGCCAACAGGGACTGTGCCTTCCTTTAGCGTTTCAATTCGACGCACATCGAGGCGAACGGACGAGTAGAACTTCAATGCCTTACCGCCGGTCGTGGTTTCCGGATTGCCGAAGAACACGCCAATCTTCTCACGAAGCTGGTTGATGAAGATTGCCGTGGTGCCCGATGCCGAAAGCGCACCGGTGAGCTTGCGCAGGGCCTGCGACATCAGACGCGCCTGCAGACCAACGTGGGAATCACCCATATCACCTTCGATTTCTGCCTTCGGAACCAGAGCAGCCACCGAATCAACGACGATAATATCCAGAGCACCGGAGCGGATGAGCATATCGGCAATTTCGAGAGCCTGCTCTCCAGTATCCGGCTGCGAGACAATCAACGCGTCAGTATCGACTCCGAGCTTTTTTGCATACTCCGGATCGAGCGCATGTTCCGCATCAATGAATGCCGCGATACCGCCATTCTTTTGCGCATTGGCAACAGCGTGGAGCGCCACCGTGGTTTTACCCGAGGATTCCGGGCCGTAGATCTCCACCACGCGGCCACGCGGCAACCCGCCGATACCCAGCGCAATATCCAGCGCAAGAGAACCAGTGGGGATCACTTCCACCTGCCGCGGGGGCTGATCCCCCAGCCGCATTGCTGAGCCTTTACCGAACTGGCGGTCGATCTGACCGAGAGCCAATTCGAGCGCTTTCGAGCGATCATCTTTCTTTCCAGCCATGTGGATCCTCTCTTCTGGCTTGACGCCGATTAATAGAACAGGTCTTTCGTTCAGCTCGGCCTCTCCGACCGATCTGGTGCCACCTTATGCCCGACCTATGACAAAAAATCGCGATCACTTTTTTCTGTGGATACTCAGTGCGCTTGCCGGCACGTGGAAAACTTTAGCCGAACACTTGTTCGAATACCGTTCAACGCGCCGAGATGAGCCTCACAACATCTGCGCTACATCAAGAAAGGAAAAGGCACGCCACACAACACACCACATCCACAACACAAGAGCCACAAGCATGGAGTGTGGGGCAGCCTTGACGCCGCCCCACACTCCATATTCGCGCGATTCAATCTATGCTCGATGCTTCTTCGGATCCTCACGGTGAAGGAAATAGTAACTGGGAGGAAGATCCATGGCGTCACACACTCCCTCCCATACGCGTTGGAGATCATAGCCAGCCTCAGCCGCCTGCCGCGGCGTCAGGTTGCCAAACTCCACAAGAGAAAGATCTTCAGCAAGAGAGGACCCTCTCCCATCGGGAAAAACCCGATCGAAGAGGGCCCAAAATTCGGCATATCTCATGCGCGAATCTTTGCGAGTTCCGCCTTCACCAACTCCGGCGGAAGAGTATCTGGGATCTGCTGAGCCATCCGGCGCTTCATCGCCGGAGTTGGACGGCCTTCAGCAATATCAATGCGATCTGCCACAAGGCGAAGAACGTGGCTAAGCGGCACATTCAACGCGGTAGCAATCGACGCGAGAAGCTCCGACGAAGCTTCCTTCTGCCCACGCTCAACCTCCGAGAGGTAACCGAGCGAGACGCGGGCTTCCGAGGACACATCACGCAGGGTACGCCCCTGGCGCTGACGGTACTCACGCAGAACATCGCCGAGTTCCTGGCGGAAAAGGACGT contains the following coding sequences:
- the recA gene encoding recombinase RecA, which encodes MAGKKDDRSKALELALGQIDRQFGKGSAMRLGDQPPRQVEVIPTGSLALDIALGIGGLPRGRVVEIYGPESSGKTTVALHAVANAQKNGGIAAFIDAEHALDPEYAKKLGVDTDALIVSQPDTGEQALEIADMLIRSGALDIIVVDSVAALVPKAEIEGDMGDSHVGLQARLMSQALRKLTGALSASGTTAIFINQLREKIGVFFGNPETTTGGKALKFYSSVRLDVRRIETLKEGTVPVGNRTRVKVVKNKMAPPFKQAEFDILYGVGISREGSIIDMAVDEGIVRKSGSWFTYEGDQLGQGKEKARAFLKDNPEIAEEIENKVKAKLGLGGPVEETEESKIDTETDIDFELDDAE
- a CDS encoding DUF3046 domain-containing protein, yielding MRYAEFWALFDRVFPDGRGSSLAEDLSLVEFGNLTPRQAAEAGYDLQRVWEGVCDAMDLPPSYYFLHREDPKKHRA
- a CDS encoding helix-turn-helix domain-containing protein, encoding MNMTKAQVRENVLFRQELGDVLREYRQRQGRTLRDVSSEARVSLGYLSEVERGQKEASSELLASIATALNVPLSHVLRLVADRIDIAEGRPTPAMKRRMAQQIPDTLPPELVKAELAKIRA